A genomic window from Candidatus Andeanibacterium colombiense includes:
- the scpB gene encoding SMC-Scp complex subunit ScpB, with product MTLRQAQDGAELDQLVRAVEATLFAAEEPLSVEAIATHLGGAEVREALKLLEAHYAKRGIRLVEYGKRWQFQTAPDLAHLLRREREHARKLSRAATEVLAIVAYHEPVSRAEIEAIRGVQTSGGTLDVLMEAGWVRVTGRREVPGRPVIYATTPEFLTHFSLESRKDLPGIDELRAAGLLDPVDDAYEALTATREDEKDAPEPEEQPDDDEFVPLEHEESGD from the coding sequence ATGACCCTTCGACAAGCTCAGGACGGGGCCGAACTCGATCAACTGGTCCGCGCGGTCGAGGCGACTTTGTTCGCCGCGGAAGAGCCCCTCAGCGTCGAGGCGATCGCGACGCATCTCGGCGGGGCGGAAGTGCGCGAGGCACTCAAGCTGCTCGAGGCGCATTACGCAAAGCGCGGCATCCGGCTGGTCGAATACGGCAAGCGCTGGCAGTTCCAGACCGCGCCCGACCTTGCGCACCTGCTGCGCCGCGAGCGCGAACATGCGCGCAAGCTGTCGCGCGCGGCGACCGAAGTGCTCGCGATCGTCGCTTATCACGAGCCGGTCAGCCGCGCCGAGATCGAGGCGATTCGCGGGGTTCAGACCAGCGGCGGCACGCTCGACGTGCTGATGGAGGCCGGCTGGGTGCGGGTGACCGGCCGCCGCGAAGTGCCCGGACGCCCGGTGATCTACGCGACCACCCCCGAATTCCTGACGCATTTCTCGCTCGAATCGCGCAAGGATCTGCCCGGCATCGACGAATTGCGCGCCGCCGGCCTGCTCGACCCGGTCGATGACGCTTACGAGGCTCTGACTGCGACTCGCGAGGACGAGAAGGACGCGCCCGAGCCGGAAGAACAGCCGGACGACGACGAATTTGTGCCGCTGGAGCACGAAGAATCGGGCGACTGA
- a CDS encoding ScpA family protein, with the protein MSDTPSPRAGGDLPQQGASSPEVPAFAGTQDEAWDLPAPANDGDALYLDLDGWEGPLDLLLDLARRQKVDLKSISILALVDQYIAYIERAEALKLELAADYLVMAAWLAYLKSATLLPKDEQEDPSPEELALRLQLRLQRLGAMREAAGRLMGRDRIGRDVFLRGTPEGLRVDRKNLWQCEWFDLVQAYGQVKLRTQPVVHMVRDRMVMTLDSALDRVSAMLGVTLDWMELREFLPAGPDTRLRRSALASSFVAALELARLGKAELRQEEIFGPMHLRRIKAS; encoded by the coding sequence ATGAGCGACACCCCAAGTCCCCGCGCAGGCGGAGACCTCCCCCAGCAAGGCGCCTCATCGCCCGAAGTCCCTGCCTTCGCAGGGACACAGGATGAGGCCTGGGACCTGCCCGCGCCGGCCAATGACGGCGATGCGCTCTATCTCGATCTTGACGGGTGGGAAGGTCCGCTCGACCTGCTGCTCGATCTCGCGCGGCGGCAGAAGGTCGACCTCAAGAGCATCTCGATTCTCGCGCTGGTCGACCAGTATATCGCCTATATCGAACGGGCCGAGGCGCTGAAGCTGGAGCTCGCGGCCGATTACCTCGTGATGGCGGCGTGGCTCGCCTATCTCAAATCGGCGACGCTGCTGCCGAAGGACGAGCAGGAGGATCCGAGCCCCGAGGAACTGGCGCTGCGGCTGCAGTTGCGGCTCCAGCGGCTCGGCGCGATGCGCGAGGCGGCCGGGCGGCTGATGGGCCGCGACCGGATCGGACGCGACGTGTTCCTGCGCGGCACGCCCGAGGGCCTCAGGGTCGATCGCAAGAATTTGTGGCAGTGCGAATGGTTCGATCTCGTCCAGGCCTATGGCCAGGTCAAATTGCGCACCCAGCCTGTAGTGCACATGGTCCGCGACCGGATGGTGATGACGCTCGATTCGGCGCTCGACCGGGTCTCGGCAATGCTTGGGGTCACGCTCGACTGGATGGAATTGCGCGAATTCCTGCCCGCCGGGCCGGATACGCGGCTGCGGCGCTCGGCGCTGGCGTCGAGCTTCGTCGCGGCACTCGAACTCGCACGGCTGGGCAAGGCGGAATTGCGTCAGGAGGAGATTTTCGGGCCGATGCACCTCAGACGGATCAAGGCATCATGA
- the nagZ gene encoding beta-N-acetylhexosaminidase produces MTPAIFGLSGLTLTADERAFFRESDPAGYILFGRNIAVRTQLRALTDELRGIHGRERLFICIDQEGGRVARMKPPEWLAFPPGESFDRLYDVAPISAIEAARSNAEALGIDLAEVGITVDCHPPLDVRQPGANDVIGDRALGSEPLRVAALGRAILDGLGRAGVAGCIKHIPGHGRAMADSHKDLPVVVASEEELEIDLAPFRALADAPVGMTAHIRYTAWDKDNPGTLSPFVVGEIIRRRIGFDGLLLTDDLDMQALSGAVPERAARAIAAGCDIALNCWAKMDDMVGIADLLPAMSEETAARLDRALHAATGSSAMAQTVLLAKRDELLALAEAAA; encoded by the coding sequence ATGACCCCCGCCATTTTCGGCCTTTCCGGATTGACGCTCACCGCCGACGAGCGGGCGTTTTTCCGTGAGAGCGACCCGGCGGGCTATATCCTCTTCGGCCGCAATATCGCCGTTCGCACGCAGCTCCGCGCGCTGACCGACGAGTTGCGCGGCATTCACGGGCGTGAGCGGCTGTTCATTTGCATCGACCAGGAAGGCGGGCGGGTCGCGCGGATGAAGCCGCCCGAATGGCTCGCCTTCCCACCGGGGGAGAGTTTCGACCGGCTGTATGACGTCGCCCCGATCAGCGCGATCGAGGCGGCGCGCAGCAATGCCGAGGCGCTCGGAATCGATCTGGCCGAGGTCGGCATCACCGTCGATTGCCACCCGCCGCTTGATGTCCGTCAGCCGGGCGCGAACGACGTGATCGGCGACCGCGCGCTGGGCTCTGAACCGCTGCGGGTCGCGGCGCTCGGGCGCGCGATCCTCGACGGGCTCGGCCGGGCGGGCGTTGCCGGCTGCATCAAGCATATCCCCGGCCACGGGCGGGCGATGGCGGACAGCCACAAGGATCTTCCGGTGGTCGTTGCGAGCGAGGAAGAGCTCGAAATCGACCTCGCCCCGTTTCGGGCGCTTGCCGATGCACCGGTCGGGATGACGGCGCATATTCGCTACACCGCGTGGGACAAGGACAACCCCGGCACGCTCTCGCCCTTCGTGGTGGGCGAGATCATCCGCCGGCGGATCGGGTTCGACGGGCTGCTGCTGACCGATGATCTCGACATGCAGGCGCTTTCGGGCGCGGTGCCCGAACGGGCCGCGCGCGCGATCGCGGCCGGATGCGACATCGCGCTCAACTGCTGGGCGAAGATGGACGACATGGTCGGAATCGCGGACCTGCTGCCGGCGATGTCGGAGGAAACCGCCGCCCGGCTCGATCGCGCGCTGCATGCGGCGACCGGCTCCTCCGCCATGGCGCAGACGGTGCTGCTCGCCAAGCGCGACGAATTGCTGGCGCTGGCGGAGGCGGCTGCATGA
- a CDS encoding SPOR domain-containing protein yields MAINPYGDEEEAAEAAAATQTEQLDLDDREEQLPWLEGDDEYEETGVDTARIAAFAIIGLLVVGLIVGGIWLATRPKADAGLVADGSTIPAPPGPYKEKPANPGGKQFAGTGDTSFAVGEGKSREGQIAEDAEPVPSIDTQAASPVAKGVGVQVGAYQSKDTAEAGWTKLVSQYPLLSGSSHRVVEGQADIGKVFRLQAIAGDRATANSLCSRLKAAGGSCQVK; encoded by the coding sequence ATGGCGATCAATCCTTACGGCGACGAGGAAGAAGCTGCCGAAGCGGCGGCCGCAACCCAGACCGAGCAACTCGACCTCGACGACCGGGAGGAGCAACTCCCGTGGCTCGAGGGTGACGACGAATACGAGGAAACCGGCGTCGACACCGCGCGGATCGCGGCCTTCGCGATCATCGGCCTGCTGGTGGTGGGCCTGATCGTCGGCGGCATCTGGCTGGCGACCCGTCCGAAGGCCGATGCCGGCCTGGTCGCCGACGGCAGCACCATCCCCGCGCCCCCGGGGCCCTACAAGGAAAAGCCGGCAAACCCGGGCGGCAAGCAGTTCGCCGGCACCGGCGACACCAGCTTCGCGGTCGGCGAAGGCAAGAGCCGCGAAGGCCAGATCGCCGAGGATGCGGAGCCGGTGCCGAGCATCGACACCCAGGCCGCCTCGCCGGTCGCGAAGGGAGTCGGCGTGCAGGTCGGCGCCTATCAGTCGAAGGATACGGCCGAGGCCGGGTGGACGAAGCTGGTGTCGCAATATCCGCTGCTGTCGGGCAGCAGCCACCGGGTGGTCGAAGGCCAGGCCGATATCGGCAAGGTTTTCCGCCTGCAGGCCATCGCCGGAGACAGGGCGACGGCCAACAGCCTGTGCTCGCGGCTCAAGGCGGCCGGCGGAAGCTGTCAGGTAAAGTAA
- the argS gene encoding arginine--tRNA ligase translates to MSETKTIHAAFADHVRDALDALVADQVLPAGLPFANVTVEPPRDPSHGDLATNAAMVLAKPAGSNPRALAEALVGRLTALADVTGAEIAGPGFINLRVADTAWIAELSAIAALGSDYGRSAMGAGRSVNVEYVSANPTGPMHMGHCRGAVVGDALAALLEWAGHKVTREYYVNDAGGQVDTLARSVYLRYREALGETIEIPDGFYPGDYLKPIGALIAEDEGDRYLFETEAEWLPIFRARAVAAMMEMIRADLAMLGIHHDLFSSEAALQAAGKPEAAEAWLRAHDLVYDGVLEAPKGKTIEDWEPVELPLFRSTRYGDDQDRPIRKSDGKWTYFGADLAYHMQKAESADELIDIWGADHAGTVKRIKAAVAALSEGEGKPIPFDVKLVQMVQLLRDGEPAKMSKRSGNFVTIADMVEEVGKDVVRFTMLTRKPEAQMDFDFAKVVEASKDNPVFYVQYAHARIRSTLRKAAAEGLAPSDADLSLLGAEEIALIKQAAQFPRMVESAAAAREPHRIAFFLYDLAAALHGYWNLGNDDPSKRFILSDQPALTGARLFLGTQIGQVIRNGLGILGVEAVEEL, encoded by the coding sequence ATGTCCGAGACCAAGACCATCCACGCCGCCTTTGCGGACCATGTGCGCGACGCGCTCGACGCGCTCGTCGCCGATCAGGTGCTGCCCGCCGGGCTGCCGTTCGCCAACGTCACGGTCGAGCCGCCGCGCGATCCGTCGCATGGCGATCTCGCGACCAACGCCGCGATGGTGCTCGCCAAGCCCGCCGGCAGCAATCCGCGCGCTTTGGCCGAAGCGCTGGTCGGCAGGCTGACCGCGCTGGCCGACGTGACCGGCGCGGAGATCGCCGGACCGGGCTTCATCAATCTGCGCGTCGCCGATACCGCGTGGATAGCCGAGCTCTCGGCGATCGCGGCGCTCGGGTCGGATTACGGCCGCTCGGCGATGGGCGCGGGGCGGTCGGTGAACGTCGAGTATGTTTCCGCCAACCCGACCGGGCCGATGCACATGGGCCATTGCCGCGGCGCGGTGGTGGGCGATGCACTGGCCGCGCTGCTCGAATGGGCGGGCCACAAGGTCACGCGCGAATATTACGTCAACGATGCCGGCGGCCAGGTCGATACGCTCGCGCGGTCGGTCTACCTGCGCTACCGCGAGGCGCTGGGCGAGACGATCGAGATCCCCGACGGTTTCTATCCGGGCGACTACCTCAAGCCGATCGGCGCGCTGATCGCGGAGGACGAGGGCGATCGCTATCTCTTCGAAACCGAGGCCGAATGGCTGCCGATCTTCCGCGCCCGCGCGGTCGCGGCGATGATGGAGATGATCCGGGCCGATCTCGCGATGCTCGGCATTCATCACGATCTGTTCTCATCCGAGGCGGCGCTGCAGGCGGCGGGCAAGCCCGAGGCTGCCGAAGCGTGGCTGCGCGCGCACGATCTCGTCTATGACGGGGTGCTCGAAGCGCCCAAGGGCAAGACCATCGAGGACTGGGAGCCGGTCGAGCTGCCGCTGTTCCGCTCGACCAGATATGGCGACGACCAGGACCGGCCGATCCGCAAGAGCGACGGCAAATGGACCTATTTCGGCGCCGATCTCGCCTATCACATGCAGAAGGCCGAGAGCGCCGACGAGCTGATCGACATCTGGGGCGCCGACCATGCCGGCACCGTGAAGCGGATCAAGGCGGCGGTTGCCGCGCTGTCCGAAGGGGAGGGCAAGCCGATCCCGTTCGACGTCAAGCTGGTCCAGATGGTCCAGCTTTTGCGCGACGGCGAGCCGGCCAAGATGTCCAAGCGCTCCGGCAATTTCGTCACCATCGCCGACATGGTCGAGGAAGTGGGCAAGGATGTGGTGCGCTTCACCATGCTGACCCGCAAGCCCGAGGCGCAGATGGACTTCGACTTCGCCAAGGTGGTCGAGGCGTCGAAGGACAATCCGGTGTTCTACGTGCAATACGCGCATGCGCGGATCCGTTCGACCCTGCGCAAGGCCGCGGCCGAAGGACTCGCCCCGTCGGATGCCGATCTTTCGCTGCTCGGCGCGGAGGAAATCGCGCTGATCAAGCAGGCCGCGCAATTCCCGCGGATGGTCGAAAGCGCGGCCGCCGCGCGCGAGCCGCACCGCATAGCGTTCTTCCTCTACGATCTCGCCGCCGCACTCCACGGTTACTGGAACCTCGGCAACGACGATCCCTCGAAGCGGTTTATCCTCTCCGATCAGCCGGCGCTGACCGGAGCGAGGCTTTTCCTCGGCACGCAAATCGGGCAGGTTATCCGCAACGGCCTGGGCATTCTCGGGGTCGAGGCGGTGGAGGAACTCTGA
- the ispH gene encoding 4-hydroxy-3-methylbut-2-enyl diphosphate reductase, with translation MNAPFPKPDTASNRPPLTLLIAAPRGFCAGVDRAIEIVERAIERYGAPVYVRHEIVHNRYVVDALKAKGAVFVEELDEVPDGVPVVFSAHGVPKAVPAEATDRGLDWLDATCPLVSKVHRQAERQLEAGRHILFVGHKGHPEVIGTMGQVPDGSVTLVETADDVAALEFPADTPLAFLTQTTLSVDDTAEIVAALRARFPQIVGPKAEDICYATSNRQAAVKAIAEECDLLLVIGAPNSSNSVRLVEVAERCGTPAKLIQRGSEIDPAWFAEVETLGLTAGASAPETLVREVIDTIAQWRAIEEHLRISAEEKMVFKLPRQLTD, from the coding sequence ATGAACGCCCCCTTTCCAAAACCCGATACCGCCTCGAACCGGCCGCCGCTGACCCTGCTGATCGCGGCGCCGCGCGGCTTCTGCGCCGGGGTGGACCGCGCGATCGAGATCGTCGAGCGCGCGATCGAACGCTATGGCGCGCCAGTCTATGTCCGGCACGAGATCGTGCATAATCGCTATGTGGTCGATGCGCTCAAGGCCAAGGGCGCGGTGTTCGTCGAAGAATTGGACGAAGTGCCCGACGGGGTGCCGGTGGTGTTCAGCGCCCACGGCGTGCCCAAGGCCGTCCCGGCCGAAGCGACGGATCGCGGGCTCGACTGGCTCGACGCGACCTGCCCGCTGGTCAGCAAGGTCCACCGCCAGGCCGAACGCCAGCTGGAGGCCGGCCGGCATATATTGTTCGTCGGCCATAAGGGTCACCCGGAAGTGATCGGCACGATGGGCCAGGTGCCGGACGGCAGCGTCACGCTGGTCGAGACGGCGGACGACGTCGCCGCACTGGAGTTCCCGGCAGATACTCCGCTGGCGTTCCTGACCCAGACGACGCTGTCGGTCGACGATACGGCCGAGATCGTCGCGGCGCTCAGAGCCCGCTTTCCGCAGATCGTCGGGCCCAAGGCCGAGGACATCTGCTACGCGACTTCGAACCGTCAGGCGGCGGTCAAGGCGATCGCCGAGGAATGCGACCTCCTGCTGGTGATCGGCGCGCCGAACAGCTCGAACTCGGTGCGGCTGGTCGAAGTGGCAGAGCGTTGCGGCACCCCGGCAAAGCTGATCCAGCGCGGCAGCGAGATCGATCCGGCCTGGTTTGCCGAGGTCGAAACCCTCGGCCTCACCGCCGGAGCCTCCGCCCCCGAAACGCTCGTGCGCGAAGTGATCGACACGATCGCCCAATGGCGCGCGATCGAGGAACACCTGCGGATCAGCGCCGAGGAAAAGATGGTGTTCAAGCTGCCGCGCCAGCTCACGGACTGA
- the thrB gene encoding homoserine kinase, with protein sequence MAVYTHLGAEDLAALIAEYGVGELVSAKGIAEGVSNSNWLIETTQARFILTMYERRIDLGELPFFLGLLDHLAAKHCPVPRTIHDRSGAAFRWLDGKAVALIEFLPGVSIDRPEPEQARSVGKALAGIHLASADFAMARPNDLGPRSWSALAEVCTQDGLARIDPSLPALVAEELEFLAGHWPEGLPHSVIHADLFADNVLMLGAEVSGLIDFYFACNDITAYDLAVTHAAWCFDGDGRGFRPEIGTALIEGYESVRPLSPAEHAALPVLARGAAMRFMMTRAEDWLNTPADALVTRKDPLAFARRLAFYADRGASAFAPHP encoded by the coding sequence ATGGCGGTTTACACCCACCTGGGCGCGGAGGACCTCGCCGCGCTGATCGCCGAATATGGCGTGGGCGAACTGGTTTCGGCCAAGGGCATCGCCGAGGGCGTCTCCAACTCCAACTGGCTGATCGAGACTACTCAGGCGCGTTTCATCCTGACGATGTACGAGCGCCGGATCGACCTTGGCGAGCTGCCGTTCTTCCTCGGCCTGCTCGATCATCTGGCGGCGAAACATTGCCCGGTGCCGCGCACGATCCACGACCGTTCGGGCGCGGCGTTCCGCTGGCTGGACGGCAAGGCGGTCGCGCTGATCGAATTCCTGCCCGGGGTCTCGATCGACCGGCCCGAGCCCGAACAGGCGCGCTCGGTCGGCAAGGCGCTCGCCGGCATCCACCTCGCCTCGGCCGATTTCGCGATGGCGCGGCCGAACGATCTCGGCCCGCGCTCATGGTCGGCGCTGGCGGAGGTCTGCACGCAGGACGGGCTCGCGCGGATCGACCCGTCGCTGCCCGCGCTGGTGGCCGAAGAGCTGGAATTTCTCGCCGGCCATTGGCCCGAAGGCCTGCCGCACTCGGTGATCCATGCCGATCTGTTCGCCGACAACGTGCTGATGCTGGGCGCCGAAGTCAGCGGACTGATCGACTTCTACTTCGCCTGCAATGACATCACCGCCTACGATCTGGCGGTGACCCATGCCGCGTGGTGCTTCGATGGCGATGGCCGCGGTTTCCGGCCCGAGATCGGCACCGCGCTGATCGAAGGCTATGAAAGCGTCCGTCCGCTCAGCCCCGCGGAGCATGCGGCGCTGCCGGTGCTGGCGCGCGGCGCCGCGATGCGCTTCATGATGACCCGCGCGGAGGATTGGCTCAACACCCCGGCCGATGCGCTGGTCACGCGCAAGGACCCGCTGGCCTTCGCCCGCCGGCTCGCCTTCTATGCCGATCGCGGCGCTTCCGCCTTTGCCCCGCACCCATGA
- the rnhA gene encoding ribonuclease HI: protein MSSIEIFTDGACKGNPGPGGWGALLRKGTVEKELSGGDPATTNNRMEMMGVIRALQALNKPCEVDLYSDSKYVIDGITKWIFGWQKRGWKNAAKQPVANEDLWREMIEAVRPHTVKWHWVKGHAGHAENERVDRLASAAAEQAAKKR, encoded by the coding sequence ATGAGCAGCATCGAAATTTTCACCGATGGCGCCTGCAAGGGCAATCCCGGCCCGGGCGGCTGGGGCGCATTGCTGCGCAAGGGCACGGTCGAAAAGGAACTCTCGGGCGGCGATCCGGCGACGACCAACAACCGGATGGAGATGATGGGCGTGATCCGCGCGCTGCAGGCGCTGAACAAGCCCTGCGAAGTCGATCTCTATTCCGATTCCAAATATGTGATCGACGGGATCACCAAGTGGATCTTCGGCTGGCAGAAGCGCGGCTGGAAGAACGCCGCCAAGCAGCCGGTCGCGAATGAGGATCTGTGGCGCGAGATGATCGAGGCGGTCCGGCCGCACACGGTCAAATGGCACTGGGTCAAGGGCCACGCCGGCCATGCCGAGAACGAGCGGGTCGACAGGCTCGCCTCCGCCGCGGCCGAGCAGGCCGCGAAAAAACGCTAG
- a CDS encoding YbhB/YbcL family Raf kinase inhibitor-like protein, with product MGLAALLSACGPSASERQPAPETGVMRLTSTAFAPGATIPAEFTCAGAGISPPLAWTDPPAGTKSFALVVEDPDAPGGVFRHWGVYDIPADRHALAAGAASSTEAGTRTVNDFGKSGYGGPCPPPGDPHHYAFRILALDVAHLPGAPAHASGLIDAIDGHVLASADVVGLYGR from the coding sequence GTGGGCCTGGCCGCGCTGCTCTCCGCTTGCGGGCCTTCCGCGAGCGAGCGCCAGCCGGCGCCCGAAACCGGCGTGATGCGGCTCACCAGCACCGCCTTCGCGCCGGGCGCGACGATCCCCGCTGAATTCACCTGCGCCGGAGCCGGCATTTCACCGCCGCTGGCGTGGACCGATCCGCCCGCCGGAACCAAAAGCTTCGCGCTGGTGGTCGAGGATCCCGACGCACCGGGCGGGGTGTTTCGGCACTGGGGCGTGTACGACATTCCGGCCGACCGCCACGCGCTCGCGGCGGGCGCCGCGAGCAGCACCGAGGCCGGCACCCGGACGGTCAACGATTTCGGCAAGTCAGGCTATGGCGGCCCTTGTCCGCCGCCTGGCGACCCGCATCATTATGCGTTCCGCATCCTCGCGCTCGATGTCGCCCACCTGCCCGGCGCGCCGGCCCATGCGTCGGGCCTGATCGACGCGATCGACGGTCATGTGCTGGCGAGCGCCGACGTGGTCGGGCTGTACGGACGCTAG
- a CDS encoding YegP family protein has translation MAHKFEIHKDKAGEFRVRFKYNSEVMFSTEGYASKASAENAIESIKKHGPDAPTEDNS, from the coding sequence ATGGCCCACAAGTTCGAGATCCACAAAGACAAGGCCGGCGAGTTCCGCGTGCGCTTCAAATACAACTCCGAAGTGATGTTCTCGACCGAGGGCTATGCCTCGAAGGCGAGCGCGGAAAACGCGATCGAGTCGATCAAGAAGCACGGCCCCGACGCGCCGACCGAAGACAACAGCTGA
- a CDS encoding FAD-dependent oxidoreductase: protein MSERFDIAIVGAGIAGASLAAELGAHASVVVLEAEDRPGYHSTGRSAAFWAETYGGPLVQPLTTASGPWLDEHGFLGPRSGLHMARAGEEQATEHFMAEFALAGVDVEWQDRAGLENFVPGLRAQWTHGVYEPDCKDIDVGGLHAWYLGEAKRHGVEERVRARVVAAEHGPGGWKLTTADGAEISCTTLVDAAGAWADTIAELAGVTPVGIQPLRRTMVQLRTSPTAAQTMPLVIDIAEQFYFKPEHGSVWLSPHDEIPSPPVDAAPEELDVAIAIDRFEQAVDWKVERVEHKWAGLRSFAPDRLPVYGPDHDNPAFFWFAGQGGFGIQTAPAAARLAAQVLLGLSSDGLTAAIDRDRYLAARFG, encoded by the coding sequence GTGAGCGAGCGTTTCGATATTGCCATCGTCGGGGCGGGGATCGCGGGAGCCAGCCTTGCGGCGGAGCTCGGCGCGCATGCCAGTGTGGTGGTGCTCGAGGCCGAGGATCGGCCGGGCTATCATTCGACCGGGCGCTCGGCCGCTTTCTGGGCCGAGACCTACGGCGGGCCGCTGGTCCAGCCGCTCACCACCGCTTCGGGCCCGTGGCTCGACGAGCACGGCTTCCTCGGCCCCCGCAGCGGGCTGCACATGGCGCGGGCCGGAGAAGAGCAGGCGACCGAGCATTTCATGGCCGAATTCGCGTTGGCCGGAGTCGATGTCGAATGGCAGGACCGCGCGGGGCTCGAAAATTTCGTCCCGGGCCTGCGCGCGCAATGGACCCACGGGGTCTATGAACCAGACTGCAAGGATATCGACGTCGGCGGGCTTCACGCGTGGTATCTCGGCGAAGCGAAGCGCCATGGGGTCGAGGAGCGGGTCCGCGCGCGGGTGGTTGCGGCCGAACACGGGCCGGGCGGCTGGAAGCTGACGACGGCGGACGGGGCGGAGATTTCCTGCACCACGCTGGTCGATGCGGCCGGCGCCTGGGCCGATACGATCGCGGAACTGGCGGGCGTCACGCCCGTCGGGATCCAGCCGTTGCGGCGCACGATGGTGCAGTTGCGGACCTCGCCCACCGCCGCGCAGACCATGCCGCTGGTGATCGACATCGCCGAGCAGTTCTATTTCAAGCCCGAGCACGGCAGCGTGTGGTTGAGCCCGCATGACGAGATCCCGAGCCCGCCGGTCGATGCCGCGCCGGAGGAGCTCGACGTCGCGATCGCGATCGACCGTTTCGAGCAGGCGGTCGACTGGAAGGTCGAGCGGGTCGAGCATAAATGGGCCGGCCTCAGAAGCTTCGCGCCGGATCGGTTGCCGGTCTATGGCCCCGATCATGATAACCCCGCGTTCTTCTGGTTCGCCGGGCAGGGCGGTTTCGGCATCCAGACCGCGCCGGCCGCCGCACGGCTGGCGGCGCAGGTGCTTCTGGGCTTGTCATCCGACGGCCTTACTGCTGCAATAGATCGCGACCGCTATCTCGCCGCACGCTTCGGCTAG
- a CDS encoding alpha/beta hydrolase: protein MDRRAIPPDAVEGLWHAADGWPIRRIDWPLPAGGAKGSILFLPGRGDFYEKYLETLDHWARAGWRVTASDWRGQAGSGRLGTDAVTGHIDDFEIWVRDLAYFWQHWTSETPGPHVIAGHSMGGHLVLRALAERAIAPAAAVLSAPMLGFINHGVPATVMHLAARLMSSLGDKRRPAWKWSEKPGEIPAGRMDLLTHDTERYDDELWWRRQRPELVMGPGSWGWVERGYESVGLIDREVALAKVQTPVFIAATDADRLVSFAAIERAARWLPRGEIFVLGNEASHEVLREIDAVRDLVIEGIDGFLAGVAAKKDA, encoded by the coding sequence ATGGATCGGCGCGCGATCCCGCCGGATGCCGTCGAAGGGCTCTGGCATGCGGCGGACGGTTGGCCGATCCGCCGGATCGACTGGCCGCTGCCGGCAGGCGGGGCAAAGGGCTCGATCCTGTTCCTTCCGGGCCGCGGCGATTTCTACGAGAAATATCTCGAAACGCTCGATCACTGGGCACGGGCAGGCTGGCGGGTGACCGCGTCGGACTGGCGCGGCCAGGCCGGTTCGGGGCGGCTGGGCACCGATGCGGTAACCGGACATATCGACGATTTCGAGATCTGGGTGCGCGATCTCGCCTATTTCTGGCAACACTGGACTTCCGAAACACCGGGGCCGCATGTGATCGCCGGCCATTCGATGGGCGGCCATCTGGTGCTGCGCGCGCTGGCCGAACGGGCGATCGCCCCGGCCGCGGCGGTGCTTTCCGCTCCGATGCTCGGCTTCATCAACCACGGCGTGCCGGCGACGGTCATGCATCTCGCCGCCCGGCTGATGTCCAGTCTCGGCGACAAGCGCCGCCCCGCGTGGAAATGGAGCGAGAAGCCAGGCGAAATTCCCGCCGGGCGGATGGACCTGCTGACCCATGATACCGAACGCTATGACGACGAGTTGTGGTGGCGGCGGCAGCGGCCGGAACTGGTGATGGGCCCGGGTAGTTGGGGCTGGGTCGAACGCGGCTATGAATCGGTCGGGCTGATCGACCGTGAGGTCGCACTGGCGAAGGTCCAGACGCCGGTGTTCATTGCCGCGACCGACGCCGACCGGCTGGTCAGCTTCGCGGCGATCGAGCGTGCGGCGCGCTGGCTGCCGCGCGGCGAGATTTTCGTCCTGGGCAACGAAGCGAGCCATGAAGTGTTGCGCGAGATCGACGCAGTGCGCGATCTGGTGATCGAAGGGATCGACGGCTTCCTCGCGGGGGTCGCAGCGAAGAAGGATGCCTAG
- a CDS encoding prepilin peptidase translates to MQDALIQYVLLAMLAIGLLIAAFTDIRSRQIANWLNIAIALGAPLYWWASGIALWPDVAIQLGVAAATFAALAILFALRAMGGGDVKLLAALALWIPPLQFLNLLVIMALVGGVLALTFGAWHIARHRRDRLAIPYGVAIATGGLWVLAANYLDAARASFGAAVG, encoded by the coding sequence ATGCAAGACGCTTTGATTCAGTACGTTCTGCTTGCGATGTTGGCAATCGGACTGCTGATTGCCGCCTTCACCGACATCCGTTCGCGGCAGATCGCGAACTGGCTGAACATCGCGATCGCGCTTGGCGCGCCATTGTACTGGTGGGCCAGTGGCATCGCGCTGTGGCCCGACGTGGCGATCCAGCTGGGCGTCGCGGCGGCGACTTTCGCCGCGCTCGCGATCCTGTTCGCATTGCGCGCAATGGGCGGCGGCGACGTCAAGCTGCTCGCCGCGCTCGCGCTGTGGATCCCGCCGCTGCAGTTCCTCAACCTCCTGGTGATCATGGCGCTGGTCGGCGGCGTGCTCGCCCTGACCTTCGGCGCCTGGCACATCGCCCGGCACCGCCGCGACCGGCTGGCGATCCCTTACGGCGTCGCGATCGCCACCGGCGGGCTGTGGGTCCTCGCCGCGAATTATCTCGATGCCGCCCGCGCCAGCTTCGGCGCGGCCGTCGGGTGA